A stretch of the Nosocomiicoccus ampullae genome encodes the following:
- a CDS encoding ABC transporter permease: MNKFLVTLLSTYKQKVKSKSFIITTLLLIAFVFAGMNFDKILNLFDSEDEKTALTIEATEEDREVVTDVIKSFDDTIIIESESNNVLTINSEDLPIKATLTTDEELSNDNRQAIEVALDELNKLYVSNAIDISKEDLALLDSSADLTVKSSDPDDETDEAGFFESENLLNIVVIYAVIMLMFFIIIGYASQIATEIAHEKSSRVIEMIVSSISPTRHVLAKVSAIILVSFTQILIVIGSGLIAFKMSSLEATLSDFELVSNEQTVPIIVYSVVFLILGLLLYLIFAALLGSFISRMEDLQQGLMPLTFISIGGFYIGLFNIMNSDGTLLKISSYFPFFTPFTMPVRLLNLDTSMSVIYIGIVILAISVVLLLFLTTTVYKRNVLMNDSNMLKSIKKMKNM; the protein is encoded by the coding sequence GTGAATAAATTTTTAGTGACGTTACTGTCGACGTATAAACAAAAGGTTAAATCAAAATCGTTTATAATCACGACATTGTTACTTATTGCATTCGTATTTGCAGGTATGAACTTCGACAAAATTTTAAATCTATTTGATAGTGAAGATGAAAAAACAGCCCTAACAATAGAAGCGACAGAAGAAGATAGAGAAGTTGTTACAGATGTCATTAAATCGTTCGATGATACGATTATTATAGAGTCAGAATCTAATAACGTACTAACAATTAACTCTGAAGATCTACCGATTAAAGCGACGTTAACTACTGACGAGGAATTATCTAACGATAACCGTCAAGCGATAGAAGTCGCACTCGATGAGTTAAATAAACTATACGTGTCAAATGCGATTGATATTTCTAAAGAAGATTTAGCTTTACTTGATTCAAGTGCAGATTTAACAGTAAAAAGTAGTGATCCTGACGATGAAACAGACGAAGCTGGATTTTTTGAAAGTGAGAACTTATTAAATATAGTCGTTATTTACGCTGTTATTATGCTTATGTTCTTTATCATCATTGGATATGCGAGTCAAATCGCAACGGAAATTGCTCATGAGAAATCATCACGAGTGATTGAAATGATTGTTTCAAGCATATCACCGACGCGTCATGTTTTAGCGAAAGTAAGCGCGATTATACTCGTATCTTTCACACAGATACTGATTGTGATTGGTTCAGGACTTATTGCATTTAAAATGTCTTCTCTAGAAGCAACATTATCAGACTTTGAACTAGTTTCAAATGAGCAAACTGTACCAATTATTGTTTACTCTGTCGTATTTTTAATACTCGGATTATTACTATACTTAATATTTGCAGCATTACTCGGATCATTTATATCACGTATGGAAGATTTACAACAAGGACTCATGCCACTCACATTTATTTCAATTGGTGGATTTTATATCGGTCTATTTAACATTATGAATAGTGACGGAACACTTCTTAAAATAAGTAGTTACTTCCCGTTCTTTACACCGTTTACAATGCCGGTGCGATTACTTAACTTAGATACATCGATGAGTGTAATATATATCGGCATCGTAATTCTCGCTATTTCAGTTGTATTGTTACTGTTCTTGACAACAACTGTATACAAACGCAACGTGTTAATGAATGATTCTAATATGTTAAAATCGATTAAAAAGATGAAAAACATGTAA
- a CDS encoding ABC transporter ATP-binding protein: MGLRINHLTKKFGDFTAVDDLNFNVQDGEMYGLLGGNGAGKTTTFRMILNILNPTSGSVTFNDKKIDYNFTDYIGYLPEERGLHPKLTVEEQVLYLAQLKNMSKQDAKKQLEYWLERFNVSENMNKKIGALSKGNQQKIQLIASIIHNPNLLILDEPFSGLDPVNVELLKEAVKELNKNGATIIFSTHRMEHVEELCESICILKHGTQVAEGSIQSIKDDYKQKTILIRGTHDVSFLKDYPGVLSYNESNDLVTLKIEDETIAQPIYERITPLGYFSEFSVKDPTLNEIFISKVGERGE, from the coding sequence ATGGGACTAAGAATTAATCATTTGACGAAAAAGTTCGGTGATTTTACTGCTGTAGATGATTTAAATTTTAATGTTCAAGATGGTGAAATGTACGGTTTACTCGGTGGAAACGGTGCAGGGAAAACGACGACGTTTCGTATGATTTTAAATATATTAAATCCGACAAGTGGCTCTGTGACGTTTAACGATAAAAAAATCGATTATAATTTTACGGATTATATCGGCTACTTACCAGAAGAACGCGGGCTACATCCGAAACTGACAGTCGAGGAACAAGTGCTTTACCTTGCGCAACTTAAAAACATGTCAAAACAAGATGCTAAAAAACAACTAGAATATTGGTTGGAACGTTTTAACGTATCTGAAAACATGAATAAGAAGATTGGTGCATTATCTAAAGGGAACCAGCAAAAGATTCAGCTTATTGCGAGTATTATTCATAATCCGAATCTACTTATACTCGATGAGCCGTTTTCTGGATTAGACCCGGTTAATGTAGAGTTGTTAAAAGAAGCTGTCAAAGAGTTAAATAAAAATGGTGCAACGATTATTTTTAGTACCCACCGTATGGAACATGTCGAAGAATTATGTGAATCAATTTGTATTTTAAAACATGGCACACAAGTTGCGGAAGGTTCGATTCAGTCAATTAAAGATGACTATAAGCAAAAAACGATATTAATTCGTGGTACGCATGACGTATCATTTTTAAAGGATTATCCAGGTGTTTTATCTTACAATGAGTCAAATGATTTAGTGACGTTAAAGATTGAAGATGAAACAATCGCGCAACCGATTTATGAGCGTATTACACCACTTGGTTACTTTAGTGAGTTTAGCGTAAAAGATCCGACATTAAACGAAATATTTATAAGTAAAGTGGGTGAGCGCGGTGAATAA
- a CDS encoding DUF3021 family protein yields MLGNALKFMVQSVLIGSFIYLVSLMILDPSKEIVSVWIASLLIGLASCAHLTKMPPPLAGLIQLVVGAVAFTTVAIMNGWISATLTDISFYAASIVVIILIVQSIFIIMAIRDSKEINEKLNDK; encoded by the coding sequence ATGTTAGGAAATGCATTAAAGTTTATGGTTCAATCTGTACTAATCGGGAGCTTTATCTATTTAGTTTCACTTATGATTTTAGACCCTTCGAAAGAAATTGTGTCAGTGTGGATCGCCTCTTTACTTATTGGACTTGCCTCTTGTGCACATTTAACTAAAATGCCACCACCTCTTGCTGGACTCATACAACTCGTTGTTGGTGCAGTTGCTTTCACTACTGTTGCGATCATGAACGGCTGGATTTCAGCAACTCTAACTGATATATCTTTCTATGCCGCTTCAATCGTTGTCATTATTTTAATCGTCCAAAGTATATTTATTATTATGGCAATTCGTGATAGTAAAGAAATTAACGAAAAATTAAATGATAAATAA
- a CDS encoding LytTR family DNA-binding domain-containing protein — translation MKVNLIIDSSLEEDEVQVHAQNATTGARVLSYVDHFTKDKENITVKSDDEFTVIKKMDIVCAEIHNKILTIYTSKETVQTYKSLTMFLDELNSNTFMQVSKFELLNIQMIKKVEPSFSGNLIAVISNGQKVNISRRFVSILKERLGI, via the coding sequence TTGAAGGTTAATCTTATTATTGATAGTAGTTTAGAAGAAGATGAAGTACAAGTACACGCGCAAAATGCTACTACTGGCGCACGGGTCTTGTCATATGTCGATCATTTTACAAAAGATAAGGAAAACATCACCGTGAAATCTGATGATGAATTTACCGTCATTAAAAAGATGGATATCGTTTGTGCGGAAATCCATAACAAAATCCTGACGATTTATACGAGTAAAGAAACAGTACAAACGTATAAAAGTCTCACGATGTTTTTAGATGAATTGAACTCGAATACATTTATGCAAGTATCGAAGTTTGAGTTGTTGAACATACAGATGATTAAAAAAGTCGAACCATCTTTTTCTGGGAATTTAATTGCAGTCATTTCGAACGGACAAAAGGTCAATATTTCAAGACGATTTGTATCAATTTTAAAAGAAAGGTTGGGGATTTAA
- a CDS encoding GMC family oxidoreductase, whose translation MAKKLDKVDVVVVGTGWAGGVVSAEMAKAGKKVVTLERGENANREDYIGVKDELRFDNRFEIMQNLKGDTVTSRNELDETALPVRTMKDFQLGVDVGGASVHWAGSTYRYWPYDFEIRSMTEERYGKDKIPEEMSIQDWGITYDELEPYYEKWEKTAGIGGEQDPLAPERKMEWPNPPMEETPPLKLFKDAAKELGLHPFQMASGNMSANYENPDGEKLNKCMYCSFCTRAGCDFSAKSDPLATVIPTALKHDNFELRTSSLARRVIYDKDSKKAEGILYTDLVTGEEYEQPADVVVLAAFAISNNRLLMLSDIGEQYDPKTRKGVIGRNFNGQYNSAFNGARGFFDDKKFNLYMGAGALGACLNDYQADNFDHSDLDFIGGGCIELRQYGFGAITSGQNIKGDTPTWGKEFKEESLKYAYSMLHVWYSACTLSYYHNYTDLDPTYKDEFGDPLLRVTYKFGDNERNIAKFGVERCHEILDAMGADHIEDDEVPDEFDHKYQGGHYTGGVIMGESSETSAVNNYLQMWDVDNLFVVGGSAFPQFGGHHPTPTIGALAYRASEGILKYLDDGGGQLVKEKKAAKA comes from the coding sequence ATGGCTAAGAAATTAGATAAAGTAGACGTAGTAGTCGTAGGTACCGGCTGGGCTGGCGGTGTTGTCAGTGCAGAAATGGCAAAAGCTGGTAAAAAAGTAGTTACACTTGAGCGTGGTGAAAACGCAAATCGTGAAGACTACATCGGTGTAAAAGATGAGTTACGTTTTGATAATAGATTCGAAATTATGCAAAACCTTAAAGGCGATACAGTGACGTCTCGTAACGAATTAGACGAAACTGCATTACCAGTTCGTACAATGAAAGACTTCCAACTCGGAGTAGACGTTGGTGGTGCAAGTGTGCACTGGGCAGGTTCTACATATCGTTATTGGCCGTATGACTTTGAAATTCGTAGTATGACAGAAGAACGCTATGGTAAAGATAAGATTCCTGAAGAAATGTCTATTCAAGACTGGGGAATTACTTATGATGAATTAGAGCCATACTATGAAAAATGGGAAAAAACTGCGGGTATCGGTGGAGAGCAAGACCCATTAGCTCCAGAGCGTAAAATGGAGTGGCCAAACCCACCAATGGAAGAAACTCCTCCATTAAAATTATTTAAAGATGCGGCTAAAGAATTAGGTTTACACCCATTCCAAATGGCATCAGGCAACATGTCTGCAAACTATGAGAACCCAGATGGTGAAAAACTTAATAAATGTATGTACTGTTCATTCTGTACGCGTGCAGGATGTGACTTTAGTGCGAAATCTGACCCACTAGCAACAGTTATTCCTACAGCATTAAAACACGATAACTTTGAGTTACGTACAAGCTCTTTAGCACGTCGTGTAATTTATGACAAAGATTCTAAAAAAGCTGAAGGTATTTTATATACTGACCTAGTAACAGGTGAAGAATACGAGCAACCAGCAGACGTTGTTGTATTAGCAGCATTCGCAATTTCAAACAACCGTCTACTTATGCTTTCAGATATCGGTGAACAATACGATCCAAAAACTCGTAAAGGTGTAATTGGACGTAACTTCAACGGTCAATATAACTCAGCGTTTAACGGTGCAAGAGGATTCTTCGACGATAAGAAGTTCAATCTTTACATGGGTGCAGGAGCACTCGGTGCATGCTTAAACGATTATCAAGCAGATAACTTTGATCACTCAGACCTCGACTTTATCGGTGGTGGATGTATCGAATTACGTCAATACGGATTTGGTGCGATCACTAGTGGACAAAACATTAAAGGCGACACACCAACTTGGGGTAAAGAGTTTAAGGAAGAGTCACTAAAATATGCATATAGTATGCTACATGTTTGGTATTCTGCATGTACTTTATCTTACTACCACAACTATACGGATTTAGATCCAACATATAAAGATGAGTTTGGTGATCCGTTACTACGCGTCACTTACAAATTCGGTGACAACGAACGCAACATCGCGAAGTTCGGTGTAGAAAGATGTCATGAAATCTTAGATGCAATGGGTGCAGACCACATCGAAGACGACGAAGTACCAGACGAATTTGACCACAAGTATCAAGGTGGACACTACACAGGTGGAGTTATCATGGGTGAATCAAGTGAAACTTCAGCAGTTAACAACTACTTACAAATGTGGGACGTTGATAACCTATTCGTAGTCGGTGGATCAGCATTCCCTCAATTCGGAGGACACCACCCAACACCAACAATCGGTGCACTCGCATACCGTGCATCAGAAGGTATTCTTAAATACTTAGACGACGGTGGCGGACAATTAGTAAAAGAGAAAAAAGCAGCAAAAGCTTAA
- a CDS encoding gluconate 2-dehydrogenase subunit 3 family protein, whose protein sequence is MPENNSEKQFSRRDFLKTTGVATGGIIGGSLLGGLIGFNLDGDNKSGSGQGGDNSGSNGDNQADTLPIEDARTYISRQDDFKNLAAAADVIYPEDDNGPGATELGVPYFIDRQLYGHYGHNATDYRQGPFEPMKSDTHGRQERITRGEMMIIGLRKLTDVSQEEHDKKFHELEEDQMIDILKKFESGDVDTPGMRSEAFFGLLRDLVIEGVYSDPAYGGNRNMEGWKMIGYPGPRMGWENDIASEDFLELEPESLRDYQGGGVTYG, encoded by the coding sequence ATGCCAGAAAACAATAGTGAAAAGCAATTTTCAAGACGTGATTTCTTGAAAACAACTGGTGTGGCTACCGGTGGTATAATCGGTGGGTCATTACTTGGTGGACTTATTGGATTTAATTTAGATGGTGATAATAAGTCAGGTAGTGGCCAAGGCGGCGACAATAGCGGAAGCAATGGTGATAATCAAGCGGACACATTACCAATTGAAGATGCACGTACATATATTAGTCGTCAAGATGATTTTAAAAACTTAGCAGCAGCTGCTGACGTAATATATCCAGAGGATGATAATGGTCCAGGTGCGACTGAACTAGGTGTGCCATACTTCATCGATAGACAACTGTATGGTCACTATGGTCATAACGCAACTGATTACCGTCAAGGACCATTTGAACCAATGAAATCAGATACTCATGGTCGTCAGGAAAGAATTACACGTGGCGAAATGATGATTATCGGTCTTAGAAAATTAACTGATGTCAGTCAAGAAGAACATGACAAAAAATTCCATGAACTCGAAGAAGATCAGATGATTGACATCTTGAAAAAATTTGAATCAGGTGATGTTGATACACCAGGTATGCGTTCAGAAGCATTTTTCGGTTTATTAAGAGACCTTGTTATTGAAGGTGTGTATTCTGACCCAGCATATGGTGGTAACAGAAACATGGAAGGTTGGAAGATGATCGGATATCCTGGTCCACGTATGGGATGGGAAAACGATATTGCTTCAGAAGACTTCTTAGAATTAGAGCCTGAAAGTTTAAGAGATTACCAAGGAGGAGGCGTAACTTATGGCTAA
- the parC gene encoding DNA topoisomerase IV subunit A — MHKQIQQLKLEDVIGDRFGRYSKYVIQDRAIPDVRDGLKPVQRRILYAMYKDGNTFDKGYRKSAKTVGNVIGNYHPHGESSIYDAMIRLGQDWKMREELVQIHGNKGSVDGDPPAAMRYTEARLSHLSQELLSDINKDTVDFIDNFDDTTQEPTVLPSKFPNILVNGSTGISAGYATDIPPHNLEEVINATLKVIDKPTVKIDELLEIMPGPDFPTGGIIQGKKELKKAYETGQGRIVVRAKVDVEKMRGDKVQLVITELPFEINKANLVKKIDEIIIDKAVDGMLEVRDETDRDGLRVIIELRKDSNVNAILNYLYKKTNLQISYNFNMVAIDNRRPKLLSLKDILVAYVEHQKEVVLRRSKYLLDTASKRMHIIEGLMRALSILDEVIRIIRESENKRSAKENLMNAYDFTEKQAEAIVMLQLYRLTNTDIVDLENEHIDLEYEINTLKDIIENESTLKKVIKKELRDVKKTFKSERLTVIEDQIESLEVSREMLIREEDTVVTVTRDGYIKRTSPRSFSASPFEELGKKDDDELLFFKEGHTLETLLVFTNKGNYMIIPVHELEDIRWKDHGVHLSSKYNLDSQEHPIFAYEIDSFDIDESIVMTTKNGQVKRTSLKDHEMTRINRAISAINLSKDDEVVSVDVVKGESNILLLTKQGISLMFNINEVSDTGLRTKGVKGISLKENDAVVSGNLTTNQDYVLSVTNRGAVKRTNLKEFEIGKRSQVGRALYKNVKSKPHEVLRARLFTEDFTVSLISDENREDIQAMDIRLSEMYSNGSFIVDEDTFGEIDKVIFSIYS, encoded by the coding sequence ATGCATAAACAAATTCAGCAATTAAAGCTTGAAGATGTAATTGGAGATCGTTTCGGACGATATAGTAAATATGTAATTCAAGACCGTGCAATCCCAGACGTTCGTGACGGTTTAAAACCAGTACAACGTCGTATTTTATACGCAATGTATAAAGATGGTAATACGTTTGATAAAGGATACCGTAAATCTGCAAAAACGGTTGGTAATGTTATTGGTAACTACCACCCACACGGAGAATCTAGTATTTATGACGCGATGATTCGTCTCGGTCAAGACTGGAAGATGCGTGAAGAACTCGTTCAAATACACGGAAACAAAGGATCGGTAGACGGTGACCCACCAGCAGCGATGCGTTATACTGAAGCTCGTTTATCTCATTTATCTCAAGAACTATTAAGTGATATTAATAAAGATACGGTAGATTTTATTGATAACTTTGATGATACGACACAAGAACCTACTGTATTACCCTCTAAATTCCCAAATATTTTAGTGAACGGCTCAACAGGTATTTCAGCAGGTTATGCAACAGATATTCCGCCACATAACTTAGAAGAAGTAATAAATGCAACACTTAAAGTGATTGATAAACCAACAGTTAAAATTGACGAATTACTTGAGATTATGCCAGGACCGGATTTTCCAACAGGTGGTATTATTCAAGGTAAAAAAGAATTAAAAAAAGCATATGAAACTGGACAAGGCCGAATCGTTGTTCGCGCTAAAGTAGATGTTGAAAAGATGCGTGGAGATAAAGTTCAACTAGTCATTACTGAATTACCATTTGAGATCAATAAAGCAAATTTAGTAAAAAAAATTGATGAAATTATTATCGATAAAGCAGTCGATGGTATGCTAGAAGTAAGAGATGAAACGGACCGTGACGGTTTAAGAGTCATAATAGAATTAAGAAAAGATTCTAATGTTAATGCAATTCTAAACTACTTATATAAGAAAACAAACTTACAAATTTCTTATAACTTTAACATGGTTGCAATCGATAATAGACGTCCTAAATTATTAAGTTTAAAAGATATACTCGTCGCGTATGTTGAGCACCAAAAAGAAGTTGTTTTAAGACGTTCTAAGTATTTACTCGATACGGCTTCAAAAAGAATGCATATTATTGAGGGCTTAATGCGCGCACTGTCTATTTTAGATGAAGTGATTCGAATAATTCGTGAATCAGAAAACAAGCGTAGTGCGAAAGAAAACTTAATGAATGCTTACGATTTCACTGAAAAGCAAGCAGAGGCAATCGTTATGTTGCAGCTATATCGTTTAACAAATACGGACATTGTTGATTTAGAAAACGAACATATCGATCTTGAATATGAAATTAATACATTAAAAGATATTATTGAAAATGAAAGCACACTTAAAAAAGTGATTAAAAAAGAACTTAGAGACGTTAAAAAGACATTTAAATCTGAACGTCTTACAGTGATTGAAGACCAAATAGAGTCACTTGAAGTGAGTCGTGAGATGCTTATTCGAGAGGAAGACACAGTAGTGACCGTCACTCGCGATGGTTACATTAAACGTACTAGCCCGAGAAGCTTTAGTGCAAGTCCTTTTGAAGAGCTCGGTAAAAAAGACGACGATGAGCTTTTATTCTTTAAAGAAGGTCATACATTAGAAACGTTACTCGTATTTACAAATAAAGGAAATTATATGATTATACCCGTCCATGAGTTAGAAGATATCCGCTGGAAAGATCATGGGGTTCATTTATCGAGTAAATATAATTTAGATAGTCAAGAGCACCCAATATTTGCGTATGAGATTGATTCGTTTGATATCGATGAATCGATTGTGATGACAACTAAAAACGGCCAAGTGAAACGTACGTCATTAAAAGACCATGAAATGACGAGAATTAATCGAGCGATTAGTGCGATTAACTTAAGTAAAGATGATGAAGTTGTCAGCGTTGATGTAGTTAAAGGTGAATCAAATATACTATTATTAACAAAACAAGGAATCTCACTTATGTTTAACATTAATGAAGTGTCAGACACAGGCCTTAGAACTAAAGGAGTTAAAGGTATTTCACTTAAAGAAAACGATGCGGTTGTCAGCGGAAACTTAACAACAAATCAAGATTACGTATTATCTGTAACAAACCGCGGAGCTGTGAAACGTACGAATCTTAAAGAATTTGAGATAGGTAAACGTAGTCAAGTTGGGCGAGCATTATATAAAAACGTGAAGTCAAAACCACATGAAGTATTACGTGCAAGATTATTTACAGAAGACTTTACAGTGTCATTAATAAGTGACGAAAATCGAGAAGATATACAAGCAATGGATATTCGTTTATCAGAAATGTATTCTAACGGATCATTTATAGTAGATGAAGACACATTTGGGGAAATAGATAAAGTTATATTTTCAATCTATTCTTAG
- the parE gene encoding DNA topoisomerase IV subunit B has protein sequence MFVGGTLLANSNYTDDSIQILEGLDAVRKRPGMYIGSTDARGLHHLVYEITDNAVDEIINGFGDKIDITIHKDDSITITDNGRGLPTGKHSSGKSTPEVIFTVLHAGGKFGSGGYKTSGGLHGVGASVVNALSEWLELEIFRDGKKYFMSFKNGGHVNEPLKKIGNTNRTGTSVTFKPDQEVFKAGVQFNFETIVERMRESAFLEKNLKVSIKDEKTDRTEEFHYEEGLISFINFLHEGKESFGTPVAFSGSYNGMQADVAFQYNDQYTETVMSFVNNVRTKDGGTHEVGFKSAFTRIFNEFARKIGELKEKDKNLEGNDIREGLTAVISVKIPEELLQFEGQTKGKLGTPEARQLMDYVLNENLPYVLEENGVVSSELVKKAIKARQVREAARKAREDMRSGKKSKRKDALLSGKLTPAQSRNRKKNELFLVEGDSAGGSAKLGRDRKFQAILPLRGKVINTERARFEDIFKNEEINTIIHTIGAGVGNEFDIDEVNYDKIIIMTDADTDGAHIQVLLLTFFFNYMRPLFEAGKIYIALPPLFKLESKRGKKKDVRYVWTEEELLEMREELNDNVEIQRYKGLGEMMADQLWETTMDPENRTLIQVLVDDEALSLKRVSTLMGDNVSIRRDWIEENVSFTLGDDISILDSDQIDILEEGDSDA, from the coding sequence ATGTTTGTAGGAGGAACACTTTTGGCAAATTCAAATTATACGGATGATTCCATCCAAATTTTAGAAGGTCTAGATGCGGTTCGTAAACGTCCGGGTATGTATATCGGTTCAACGGACGCTAGAGGTTTGCATCATTTAGTATATGAGATTACAGATAACGCTGTTGATGAGATTATTAACGGCTTTGGTGACAAAATAGATATTACAATTCATAAAGACGATAGTATTACAATTACGGATAATGGACGTGGGTTACCGACAGGTAAACATAGTAGTGGTAAATCGACACCTGAAGTTATTTTTACAGTACTTCACGCTGGAGGTAAATTTGGTTCTGGTGGATATAAGACGTCAGGAGGACTTCACGGTGTTGGTGCATCTGTAGTAAATGCATTGTCTGAGTGGTTAGAACTAGAAATCTTTAGAGACGGTAAAAAATACTTTATGTCGTTTAAAAATGGTGGTCATGTAAACGAACCACTTAAAAAAATAGGCAATACAAACCGTACAGGTACGTCAGTAACATTTAAACCAGACCAAGAAGTGTTTAAGGCTGGTGTTCAGTTTAACTTTGAGACAATTGTTGAACGTATGAGAGAATCTGCATTTTTAGAAAAGAACTTAAAAGTATCTATTAAAGATGAAAAAACTGACCGTACTGAAGAATTTCATTATGAAGAAGGCTTAATTTCTTTTATCAATTTCTTACATGAAGGTAAAGAGAGTTTCGGTACCCCAGTTGCATTTAGTGGTAGCTATAACGGTATGCAAGCAGATGTTGCGTTCCAATACAACGATCAATATACGGAAACTGTCATGAGTTTTGTTAATAACGTCCGTACTAAAGACGGAGGAACACATGAGGTTGGTTTTAAATCAGCATTTACACGTATTTTTAATGAGTTTGCGCGTAAAATTGGCGAGTTAAAAGAAAAAGATAAAAATCTAGAAGGTAACGATATTCGCGAAGGTTTAACTGCGGTTATATCAGTTAAGATTCCTGAAGAACTGCTTCAGTTTGAAGGACAAACGAAAGGTAAACTCGGAACGCCTGAAGCGAGACAGTTAATGGATTACGTGCTAAATGAGAATTTACCATATGTATTAGAAGAAAACGGTGTTGTTTCTTCTGAACTTGTGAAAAAAGCAATTAAGGCAAGACAAGTTCGTGAAGCTGCACGTAAAGCGCGTGAAGATATGCGTAGTGGTAAAAAATCAAAACGTAAAGATGCGCTTTTATCTGGTAAATTAACACCAGCTCAAAGTAGAAATAGAAAGAAAAACGAACTGTTTTTAGTTGAGGGAGATTCTGCTGGAGGATCTGCGAAACTCGGTAGAGATAGAAAATTCCAAGCGATTTTACCGCTAAGAGGTAAAGTGATTAACACAGAGCGTGCTCGCTTTGAAGATATTTTTAAAAATGAAGAAATTAATACGATTATTCATACGATAGGTGCTGGAGTCGGTAACGAGTTTGACATTGACGAAGTGAATTACGACAAAATTATTATAATGACAGATGCTGATACAGATGGTGCACATATTCAAGTACTATTACTTACTTTTTTCTTTAATTATATGCGTCCGTTATTTGAAGCAGGTAAAATTTACATCGCGTTACCACCGTTATTCAAATTAGAGTCTAAACGTGGTAAGAAAAAAGATGTACGATATGTATGGACAGAAGAAGAACTACTTGAAATGAGAGAAGAACTAAATGATAACGTTGAAATTCAGCGTTATAAAGGTCTCGGGGAAATGATGGCTGATCAGTTATGGGAAACGACAATGGATCCAGAAAACCGTACGTTAATTCAGGTGCTCGTTGATGATGAGGCACTATCATTAAAACGTGTATCGACTTTAATGGGAGATAACGTTTCGATTCGTCGTGACTGGATTGAAGAAAATGTTAGTTTCACTTTAGGTGATGATATTTCTATTTTAGATAGTGATCAAATTGATATTTTAGAGGAGGGAGATAGTGATGCATAA
- the plsY gene encoding glycerol-3-phosphate 1-O-acyltransferase PlsY — MEFSTIALLILSYLIGSIPFALIIGKIFFDIDIRNHGSGNIGTTNTFRILGKKAGIIVLILDFLKGMIPVYIAMLANTELPLILFGLCAALGHVYSIFLKFKGGKAVATGAGVILAVQPLIFLILLTAFLITLYISKYVSLGSIVGVTTLFILSLFTDDLTLKLVSLLLLIIIIYKHLPNIKRIMNKTEPKVKLF; from the coding sequence ATGGAGTTTTCAACAATAGCTTTATTAATTCTTTCATATTTAATTGGATCTATTCCATTTGCTTTAATTATCGGTAAGATATTTTTTGATATAGATATAAGAAATCATGGTAGTGGAAATATTGGCACGACAAACACGTTTAGAATTTTAGGGAAAAAAGCTGGTATTATCGTACTCATTTTAGACTTTTTAAAAGGTATGATACCCGTTTATATTGCAATGTTAGCAAATACAGAGTTACCACTGATTTTATTTGGACTATGTGCAGCACTTGGACATGTCTATTCTATCTTTTTAAAATTTAAAGGTGGTAAAGCTGTTGCTACAGGTGCTGGAGTTATACTCGCAGTTCAACCATTAATATTTTTAATCTTACTGACTGCATTTTTAATTACATTATACATATCTAAGTACGTGTCTCTTGGAAGTATCGTCGGTGTCACAACTTTATTCATATTGTCATTATTTACAGATGACTTAACATTAAAGCTCGTATCATTACTATTATTAATTATTATCATCTATAAACATTTACCAAATATAAAAAGAATTATGAATAAAACGGAGCCAAAAGTTAAATTATTTTAA